The sequence below is a genomic window from Monodelphis domestica isolate mMonDom1 chromosome 2, mMonDom1.pri, whole genome shotgun sequence.
GGTTTGTTTTGTCTCCTCACCGGGGTGGGCAGTTTCGGGGTGCTCTGACAGGGCCGTTCGTGACAGCTGGGTGGACGATGCCTCTAAATCCCCTTCCTCCGAGGGTGCTGTACAGTTTGGGCTTAACAATCCGCCGGACCGTGGACAGAGACTGGCCAAAGCCTCCGCCATTCTTTCCCTGGAACCAGAACATCCTCCacgtggaaaaaaagaaaaaagaaattctgttcCTTTGTAGATAGGTGGCAGTGCCCTGCGCCAACCGCCCTCCCGCGCTCTCAGCGGAGGGTAACCGCCAGCACCAGGATCCACGCCAGGAGGGAGGCCCTGAGCGCGCTGCCCCGGGAGGCCTGCTGCACCCCGCTGGGCGCAAGAATGGGGGTCCTCCGGGCACACTTGCCCTTCTTTTTGGGGCGTACTGTGGGCATCATGTCAAAGCTGAACTTGTGGTGGTAGTCGGGTATGTAGTCCTGGACCTCGTGACCGTTTTTCCGGGCCCCACCAGCCCCCGGCTTGGAGATGTGGTTCCGGTTCCTGTAGTTAGTACAGTTCTTGCCAGGCTTCCTGGAACCCGGACGGGAGCCGGGCTGGTGGCCATGGAAGCTGTGCTGGGACCCCTTCTCCTTGGGACCGCCGTGGGCAGGAGGGGGATGCTCCTTGTGAGCGGCCCGGTCGGTGGTGGCAAGCGTGTGGGACTTGAGCTGGTGCAGAGACTCGGCCCCTGTGCAGTTCCTGAAATCCTGGGCCTGAAGCAGCTTCAGGTCCCGGCCCTGCATCCACTCGGGGGAAGCGCAGAGCACGCTGGAGCTGGACCCCCGGAACCTCCGCAGCCACTCCCACAAGGACCGGGCCCGGCAGCCGCAGTCCCAGGGGTTGCCGTTGAGCCGCAGAAACTCGAGGGCCCCCAGGTAGGTGAGGCAGTCGCCCTGCACTTCTGAGAGGCTGTTGTTGAACAGGAAGAGGGTGGTGAGTCTCTGGAGGTCGTGGAAGGCCCGAGGCTGCACCAGCTGCAGGTGGTTCTCATGTAGGAGCAGGCGGTCCAGGTTGACCAGGCCGCGGAAGGTGTTCTGGGTGAGCTTCCAGAGCTTATTGCCGTGGAGGAATAAGTGGCTGAGGTTGACGAGGTCCACAAAGATGTCGTCCTGCAGAAACTCGATGTGATTGTCCTGTAGGTAGAGATACTGGAGGTTGTGGAGGCCGCCGAAGATGCCGGCGGGCAGGGAGCTGAGGCCGCACTTGTACAGGTAGAGGGCGTGCAGTCTGGCCAGGCCCTGGAAGGTCTCGGGGGCCAAAGTCCGCAGGTGGCGGTTGTCCCCCAGGTCCAGTTCCTCCAGGTGCACAAAGCCCTTGAAGGTGTCAGGGTCGATGAAGGTGATGTTGTTGGAGTAGATCCAGAGCGTGACCATGGAGGGGCTGAAGTGGCCTGGGAGAAGGAAGCTGATCTGGTTGTTCTGCAGAAAGATGCGCTCACTGTCCTCGGGGATGCCCTCGGGGATGGCGGCAAAGTTGTGTGCCTGGCAGCTGACGGTCATGGGCGCCGGGTAGCACACACAGTCCACGGGGCAGCAGACGCCCACCTGGAGCTCCAGGCCACAAAGCACCAGGAACAACTTCACATAGTGACCTgcacagagagaggagagctaAGTCAGGGGGCTCTGGTGAGGGTGGGAGTGAGcctgaggaggggaggggaagcccGAGCatcaaatatcagttccaaggcagaagagtggttagggttaGGCAATCGGGgctaagtgactctcccagggtcacatagctaagaagtttttgaggtcagatttgaacccaggaactcccatctctaggcctgaccctctgtccactgagccacctagctgccccaaggaaTAGCTTCTTAGAACAAGCCTACCCACGTTCAGGTCAATGGGCCCATCCTCCCCTTGTCTTCATGCCCAGAGCCTCTGAATGAGGGATCAGAGACTTAGAGAGGAGCGACAGAGAAAGAAGATCCAGGCTTCCAAAGGCCTCATATGCCCAGCCCAAGGTGAAATGGGTAAGGCAGAGGGAGAATATTGTCTACCAGGCCCGAGGCTCCATGTGTCAAGGGGTGCAGGTTGATTTCAATTCTCTAGTCTTTAGCCTTTTCATGGGAGTCAGAAGACTACGGAATCTAAGAGGTGGGAGAGTTTAGTCATCATGGAAGCCAACATTTCCCTTTAATTATGCCCCTCCGTGATCTGGGAGGAGCAGGGCATAGTCTCCGTCACACACGGTAGGATGAAGTGCCCTGGTGTGGGAGAACTGGTCCAAGGCCTTCAGAGAGGAAGCTGCTGATCCAGACTCTCATGCCTGGCAGAGAGCCCTCTTCCTCCACAGCTGACCCTCTGCCCCATTGCCAGGCCTGTGGGCTCACCCTTTGCCACAATTATCTCTGGGGAAGCATGCCAAAGGATGAGAAAATATCACAGAGGACCTTTCCGGGAACAGCGGCTCCAGACTAACCATGGAGTGCAAGGGCATTTACCGCTAGCAAGGGTGGATGGTGGCTGACCCCCGAAACTGTCTCCCCTCTCTGCCCTACTTTCTCCCACTTCCTCCTGGTCCACTTTCCCAGCCCCAGCCTAGACTTTGCTTTCCACCCTTTGCTCCCTGACCCCTTCCCATCCCAGCCCCAGCACTCCATTTCCCCGATGCTCAGCTCCTTGCTGGCCCTGGCTGTGGGGACCACTTGCCCCTGTCCAGAACACTTCCTCTGTAGCTCTTTCTCTAATTGGGCATTAATTAGGCCTTCGTTAATGGatccttaaaataatttattttcggATGTGTCCAGCCTGTGGTCTGATAATAGCCCCGTGTTCATGATTAGGCCAGCCTCGTTACAAATGCTCATCATTACCTGCTACTTTGCAGGGCAGATTAGCTGTTATTGTAAGTGGAGATCTCCTCCCATTGCATTATTAATGAAGGAGGGCTCTTTCTCTGCACAGAATTTCCTTGGTAGGCAGCATTAGAGGGAAGGGCTGGACTTCAGGGCCCGggcctccctctcctctcccccaagCAGCCCAGATAACAGCGGCTCCCTCTTCTGTCAGCAGCCTGGGGAAGCAGGAAGAGCAGGGACTCTCCATCTCTGCTTTAGAGAGGAGCAATCCCCAGGGTGACTTCAGTTGGAGGAGGGTGCTCGGTGGGCGAGGAAGGCTCCCTCAGCTCTTCCCTGACTGACTCTAGCGTCCAATGAGCTCGTCACTAGAAGGTACAAAGGACCAGGATTGGAACTGTGGGCCGGAGCTAAGAGTTCATCAGTAGAGACCAAGTTCCAGTATGGAGACACACCTCATAATTCAGAGAGTTGCCCGGAACACTGCCAGGTCATTCAGATCGTCCCCAGGCCCGTGTTctccttattttgtatcctttagcCATTTTATGATGaccgtttggagttttcttggcagaaatactggagtggttggccatttccttctctagttcatttgacagaggaggaaactgaggcaaagagggggaagtgacttgcccacggttcTGGTCTGTCTGTCCTGCTTCTGAAAGCTGCCCACCCTTTGTCCTTGGGCGGTAGGGGAGGAGCACAACAGTCTGCCCAGGGAGGTCCTGGCTCCTGCCCACTGAACATgcgggggaagggaaagggatctAGCCTTGTggctctcccccctccccccttctcttcctccttccctccagccGTTCTTctgtccctcctcccctcctgccacTCATCCTTCCATCCTGCCCTCTTTCTAGCCCTTCCTCcagcccctctccctcccccgcctcccctccctccttgccaGCTCTGCTCGGCCCGCCGGCTCCAGGCCCTGCCCTCCTCTGCGGGCCTCTCTGCTCCCGCTGCCGCCCCCCTCGTTTGCTGCAAACGGGCTCGTAAATAAGTGACAGCTCCCAGCTGTTGGGAGTTATGGGCTCCCGGAGAGTGACAGCTGCTTCCcgtcccctccccctcccgccaTCCCCCGCTCAGCCCATAAAAATCATCGCAGATCATTGGCGGGGCGCATAATCGGGGTGAGGCGGCCAACTCGCAGCATCGCCCAGCTGGGGGGGCTGCGCACCCGCCCCGCGCCCGGGCCCCCGACCCCGCGCTGCCCCGGCCTTTCTGCCGGCAATTAGGCAGGGGACAGGGTGAAGGTCTATGGAGGGAGGCGGGGAGCGAGCGGGGCTGCGGCTGCCCTCCGACTCCCTAGCTAGGAGGGACCTGGGGATCATTTCCTGCGAActtcttattttacagctgaggaaactgaggcccagagagggccaGGAGTCTATCCAAGCTCATGagctcctctctctgtctcccctctttccctttctctcctaatcttccctctccttttacctctcccttctttctcagaatgcctagctcttaccactcttctaccttagaaccaatattgattctaagacaaggtaaggggcgaaaaagaaaaagaacactgtgctaggcactgcggGGGGAAGAGATCAACCAAAACTGCAATCTCTGTCTTCTTGGAGTTATCAGTCTAgtgagaaacacagagagagagagagagagagagacagacagacagacagacagacagagacaaagacagagagagacagagagacagagacagagattgagagacagagagagacagagacagagagagtgtgagagagacagagagagagagacagagacagagagagagacagagagagagagagagacagggagagagacagagggagagagagagagagagagagggagagagacagagagggagagagagacagagagagagagagagaggagagagagacagagatagaaacagagacacagagagagacagagagagagagagagagagagagagagaagagagggagagatgagaggaagggaagagacacagagagagagagagagagagaagagagagagagagagagacagagagagagagagagagagagagagagaagagagagaagagagggagatatgagagggagggaagagacagagagagagagaggagggggggagagagagagagatacagagacagagacagagagacagagagagcgcgcactgggcaaatcaccaagctaagccaggatttgaatccagatcccctgactccaaatccaatattgcTGACTCCTGGGACACTGAGTTGCTAGTGAGTGGAGCATCTATTCCAAGCACCACCTACACACAAATCCCCCTTTATAAAATTTCCCAGGGATTTGTCCCCAATTTCCTTTGCTTGTAGACCTCCCCCCCCAATAGGCAGCTAATTACACCTTGAGGCAGTCTATCCGCTCTGGGACAgctcaaagaaaggggaaatattAATAGAGCTCACGCCTCCTTCATAGCAAATACTCTCAAGTCAATTCAAGAAGCAGCAATTAAGCACCTCTTGTATTGAGAACACAATGCTAGGTTCTGGATTAGaagccagaggtcctgggttcaaatcttactttagactcttcctagatgggtgaccctgagcaagtcacttaaccactaatgcctagcccttaccactcttctatcttagaaccaatatgtagtattgattctaagacagagtacgggtttaaaaagaaaaagaacactgTGCTAGGCCCTGGGGGGAGAAGAGATCAATTAAAACTGTAGTCTCTGTCTTGGAGTTACCAGTCCAATAAACTCAGAGCCAGGAGAGCTGGTGATGGCCAACCCCTTCTCTCCAAACTCTCCCACAAAAGCCTCCTTTCCCACCACCCTGATTCTGCCTTTGTTCTTGGACGGGTCTTGTCAATCTGCTTCTCCAGCTCAGGTCATCTTTCCTGTAACTTCCTGGACCAAAGGGCTCCTCTTTCCTGGTCCTCCTATTCCTCTCCTTGGAGCggaagctccctgagagcaggagCCGCTCTACTTTTTACGGTTTTCTCCCCAGTGCTTAGGCCAGGGTTAGTGTGAACACCATAAACGCCTTTTCTTTCACTCATACATTCGTCCATCCATCAATCCAATCGGAACTCCTTTTACAGAACAATCGATTGATCGATCAGCAAGCATTTCTGGGGCGTTTACCTCATGGCAGGCActgagaacaaaaaagaaaagcccaACAGTTCCTGCCTGGAAGAGCTCCCATTCTGACCAGGAACAGACCACaggggaaaggggaaactgaTGCCTACAAGGAGTCCCAGGGAGAAAGTAGCCAAGtcagcatttgaatccaggtcctctgacttcacgTCCACTGTTCTTATAAGGCTCTACCGGAGACACAAATACAGATTACTCTAATTCCATGAGCAGGGACAAAGGAGGGTATATTGTGAGccagctggggggggggcacagtgTACCCTCCTTTGTCCCACGGTAGAAGAGCACTAGACCTAGAAGTGGTCCAAGAGAGTTTCTTGGACctagtcaggaagccctgagttcatatccagcctcagacacctcctagctgtgtaaccctgggcaagtcacttaacctttgtttgcctcagtttccccatctgcaaaaggGAGGATTATGAGTAGCAACCTTGCCAGGGATATTGTGAGGACATGAGAGAATAAttgtacagtacctggcacacaggaaACACTCTAGAACTCTTAGCTATTATGATCTGTGGGCAATGGAGTTTGtacccttttcttcttcattctctctccctgaACCGAGGAATGGAAAGACTCAGGGGaaattccttattattattattattattatttcttagcCCCATACCATCTGAATCCATACTAAGTttcagttttaaggcagaatagcggtaagggctaggcaatgggggttaagtgacttgcccagggtcactcatctacgaagtgtctgaagccagatttgaacccaggaagtcctgtcttcagacctggtttctctttcctctgagccaaccagctgccctaGGAATAATCCCCGTATATCGTTAGAGCtccttttataataataataataataataaaaataaatgcaaagcaaACAAAGAAAACCCTATTATCTCAATTGGCCCACAGACCAACGTCTGGATAGACCAGGAGCACTCAATGAGACCCAGAAGGGGGTCCAGGAACCCCAATGTTTGTAGCTTCCCATGGGGCCATTTCCTAAGGTGTAaggctttcctttccttccttcctccaaacCAGGGCTCCTAAAGGGGCCGTTGGTCCTCGTCACTCACCTGCTCAAGCAGCTTCAATGACTCCCGGCTGCCTTTAAAGAATACAACACAAACGCCTgtgtctggcatttaaagcctctCACAGTTTGGCTCCAAGCTATCTTCCCAGGAGAATTTACATATTACTCTTCCTCCTACACTCATCTCCCAGCCAAATGGGCCTACTTACTGTTCCCTGTACGGAAGGCTCCTGCTCCTTCGCTGCTCTCAGGGTGTTGGCACAGGCTGGGCCCCACGCCGGGAATTtgctccctcttcacctctgtgGGCCTCTCCCACCCTCTGGCCCACGATGAGGCTCAGCTTGAGGACCCC
It includes:
- the RTN4RL1 gene encoding reticulon-4 receptor-like 1 yields the protein MLAKGHYVKLFLVLCGLELQVGVCCPVDCVCYPAPMTVSCQAHNFAAIPEGIPEDSERIFLQNNQISFLLPGHFSPSMVTLWIYSNNITFIDPDTFKGFVHLEELDLGDNRHLRTLAPETFQGLARLHALYLYKCGLSSLPAGIFGGLHNLQYLYLQDNHIEFLQDDIFVDLVNLSHLFLHGNKLWKLTQNTFRGLVNLDRLLLHENHLQLVQPRAFHDLQRLTTLFLFNNSLSEVQGDCLTYLGALEFLRLNGNPWDCGCRARSLWEWLRRFRGSSSSVLCASPEWMQGRDLKLLQAQDFRNCTGAESLHQLKSHTLATTDRAAHKEHPPPAHGGPKEKGSQHSFHGHQPGSRPGSRKPGKNCTNYRNRNHISKPGAGGARKNGHEVQDYIPDYHHKFSFDMMPTVRPKKKGKCARRTPILAPSGVQQASRGSALRASLLAWILVLAVTLR